The proteins below are encoded in one region of Neisseria bacilliformis:
- the efeB gene encoding iron uptake transporter deferrochelatase/peroxidase subunit gives MKHANDPAKRRLLKTAVATAAAAALAACGQNTRTGDAAQRPSENPGGNGEGGQFDRHSQTAYDCYGVHQAGITTPHQPFGILCAFDITADSRARLTDFFRTLTARIEFLTKGGELIDGDDKLPPAGSGLLGKTVPPDGLTVTVSVGNSLFDDRFGLAGKKPKHLQEMKDFPNDELRKEWCDGDIGIQICAFSPETCQNALRDIIKQTAKYAVIRWSLDGWLPKPEPGAIAARNLLGFRDGTGNPDVSDPKIADQVLWTGVAANSLDEPAWAKNGSYQAVRLIRHFVEFWDRTPLQEQNDIFGREKYSGAPLGQKKESDIPNYAADPEGKVIPKDSHIRLGDPRDPEFMKKHLLFRRPFNYSLGLAKNGQLNVGLILVMYQANLDDGFIFVQNRLNLEPLEEYIKPFGGGYFFTLPGVEKGGFLAQRLLAE, from the coding sequence ATGAAACACGCCAACGACCCCGCCAAACGCCGCCTGCTCAAAACCGCCGTCGCCACGGCCGCCGCTGCCGCGCTGGCCGCCTGCGGGCAGAACACCCGCACGGGCGATGCCGCGCAGAGGCCGTCTGAAAACCCGGGCGGCAACGGCGAAGGCGGGCAGTTCGACCGCCACAGCCAAACCGCCTACGACTGCTACGGCGTCCACCAGGCCGGCATCACCACCCCGCACCAGCCCTTCGGCATCCTCTGCGCCTTCGACATCACCGCCGACAGCCGCGCCCGCCTCACCGACTTTTTCCGCACCCTCACCGCCCGCATCGAATTTCTCACCAAAGGCGGCGAACTCATCGACGGCGACGACAAACTCCCCCCCGCCGGCAGCGGCCTGTTGGGCAAAACCGTCCCGCCCGACGGCCTCACCGTAACCGTGTCCGTCGGCAACAGCCTGTTCGACGACCGCTTCGGCCTCGCCGGCAAAAAGCCCAAACACCTGCAAGAAATGAAGGATTTTCCCAACGACGAATTACGCAAAGAATGGTGCGACGGCGACATCGGCATCCAAATCTGCGCCTTCTCCCCCGAAACCTGCCAAAACGCCCTGCGCGACATCATCAAACAAACCGCCAAATACGCCGTCATCCGCTGGTCGCTTGACGGCTGGCTGCCCAAGCCCGAACCCGGCGCGATTGCCGCCCGCAACCTCTTGGGCTTCCGCGACGGCACCGGCAACCCCGACGTGTCCGACCCCAAAATTGCCGATCAGGTCTTATGGACGGGCGTGGCCGCCAACAGCCTCGACGAACCCGCATGGGCGAAAAACGGCAGCTATCAGGCCGTGCGCCTCATCCGCCACTTCGTCGAATTCTGGGACAGAACCCCCTTGCAGGAACAAAACGACATCTTCGGCCGCGAAAAATACAGCGGCGCGCCGCTGGGACAGAAAAAAGAGAGCGACATCCCCAACTACGCCGCCGACCCCGAAGGCAAAGTCATCCCCAAAGACAGCCACATCCGCCTGGGCGACCCGCGCGACCCCGAGTTCATGAAAAAACACCTGCTCTTCCGCCGCCCCTTCAACTACTCGCTCGGCCTGGCCAAAAACGGCCAGCTCAACGTCGGCCTTATCCTCGTTATGTACCAGGCCAACCTCGACGACGGCTTCATCTTCGTACAAAACCGCCTCAACCTCGAACCCTTGGAGGAATACATCAAACCCTTCGGCGGCGGCTACTTCTTCACCCTCCCGGGCGTGGAAAAAGGCGGCTTCCTCGCCCAAAGGCTGCTGGCGGAGTAA
- a CDS encoding REP-associated tyrosine transposase — MQYRRFYRQGSLYFFTVVTYQRRPILTNPDVMPVLKTALKTVRQKYPFKIEALVILPDHLHTIWQMPANDADFSTRWNQIKRYVSYHCRHYDSIEKTANEVKKRQSSIWQQRFWEHCIRDDEDLANCMDYIHYNPVKHGYVQAAKDWPFSTFQKYVQQGIYPEDWGGVAQNFDYE; from the coding sequence ATGCAATACCGCCGCTTTTACCGACAAGGCTCGTTATATTTCTTTACGGTGGTTACTTACCAACGCCGCCCGATATTAACCAATCCTGATGTGATGCCCGTTTTAAAAACGGCATTGAAAACGGTGCGGCAGAAATATCCTTTTAAAATAGAGGCCCTAGTTATCTTGCCCGACCATCTGCACACCATTTGGCAAATGCCCGCCAACGATGCCGATTTTTCAACACGCTGGAACCAAATCAAGCGTTATGTCAGCTATCATTGCAGGCATTACGACAGCATTGAAAAAACCGCCAACGAGGTCAAAAAGCGTCAAAGCAGCATTTGGCAGCAGCGGTTTTGGGAGCATTGCATACGCGATGATGAAGATTTGGCAAACTGTATGGACTACATTCATTACAACCCTGTGAAGCACGGTTATGTGCAGGCGGCCAAAGATTGGCCGTTTTCCACGTTTCAAAAATATGTGCAACAGGGCATTTATCCGGAAGATTGGGGTGGAGTTGCCCAAAATTTCGATTACGAGTAG
- a CDS encoding cold shock domain-containing protein, producing the protein MKGKITQWHDDKGYGFIQIDNSSQKVFCHISNFVQKQPRPTQGENVSFDVVADEKGKTSAKGIRYLDRPAHQEFVPPIRHKRKNAGNKYQNNTTSLGDLVSGILGLIFVGLIGYQVYQFAAAKLTPKQENNPQPINTSIPLNNTQYRCDGRKHCSQMKSCEEAKWFLRNCADTQIDGDGDGIPCESSLCSE; encoded by the coding sequence ATGAAAGGTAAAATTACGCAGTGGCATGATGATAAAGGTTACGGGTTCATTCAAATAGATAACAGTAGTCAAAAAGTCTTTTGCCATATTTCAAACTTTGTTCAAAAACAACCGCGTCCGACTCAAGGAGAAAATGTTTCTTTTGATGTTGTTGCCGATGAAAAAGGAAAAACTTCTGCAAAGGGAATCCGTTACCTTGACCGACCAGCTCATCAAGAATTTGTGCCACCAATACGTCATAAAAGAAAAAATGCGGGAAACAAATATCAGAACAACACCACATCATTGGGTGATTTGGTGTCAGGCATATTAGGCTTGATTTTTGTAGGATTAATCGGTTATCAAGTTTATCAGTTTGCCGCTGCCAAATTGACACCCAAACAAGAAAACAATCCACAACCCATCAATACATCTATTCCATTGAACAATACACAATATCGCTGTGACGGACGAAAACATTGTTCGCAAATGAAATCTTGTGAAGAAGCAAAATGGTTTCTACGCAACTGTGCAGATACGCAAATAGATGGCGATGGAGACGGTATCCCCTGCGAAAGCAGCTTATGCAGTGAGTAG
- a CDS encoding TonB-dependent receptor plug domain-containing protein, whose translation MEAEGRVVAVVVRGSRNTPRQSGDNYTVKGSTSAAKLDLKLKETPQSLSVFTQQQMQDQNLKSLNDILEETPGITVLNDSIPGVSDAEYYSRGFPVNNYQLDG comes from the coding sequence GTGGAAGCCGAAGGCCGCGTAGTCGCCGTGGTGGTGCGCGGCAGCCGCAACACCCCGCGCCAGAGCGGCGACAATTACACCGTCAAAGGCAGTACCTCCGCCGCCAAGCTCGATTTGAAACTCAAAGAAACCCCGCAAAGCCTCAGCGTGTTCACCCAGCAGCAGATGCAGGATCAGAATCTGAAAAGCCTCAACGACATTCTCGAAGAAACCCCCGGCATCACCGTTTTGAACGATTCCATACCCGGCGTGAGCGATGCGGAGTATTACTCGCGCGGCTTTCCGGTAAACAACTACCAGCTCGACGGGTGA
- a CDS encoding CinA family protein has protein sequence MNQILLRQAAAALAAGRLKITCAESCTGGLLAASFTELPGSSAWFETGFVTYSNEAKQRLLGVSAESLRREGAVSETVAREMASGACAAAAADYALAITGIAGPGGGSAEKPVGTVCFGLACREGASARTAHFCGTRSEIRRQAADFAIAWLAQTLAQRQG, from the coding sequence ATGAACCAAATACTATTGCGCCAAGCCGCCGCCGCCCTTGCCGCAGGCCGCCTGAAAATCACCTGCGCCGAATCGTGCACCGGCGGCCTGCTCGCGGCGTCGTTCACCGAACTGCCCGGCAGCTCGGCCTGGTTTGAAACCGGCTTCGTTACATACAGCAATGAGGCGAAACAGCGGCTCTTGGGTGTATCCGCCGAGAGCCTGCGGCGCGAAGGCGCGGTGAGCGAAACCGTGGCGCGGGAAATGGCCTCGGGCGCGTGCGCCGCCGCCGCCGCCGATTACGCTCTCGCCATCACCGGCATCGCCGGCCCTGGTGGCGGCAGCGCGGAAAAACCCGTCGGCACAGTATGTTTCGGCCTCGCCTGCCGCGAGGGCGCGTCTGCCCGTACTGCCCACTTCTGCGGCACGCGCAGCGAAATCCGCCGCCAAGCCGCCGACTTCGCCATCGCCTGGCTGGCGCAAACCCTTGCGCAGCGGCAAGGATAG
- a CDS encoding TonB-dependent siderophore receptor, whose translation MMVSRAMLGNRTMQDSFLYDRVEVVRGSMGLTTGAGDPSASINFVRKRPIAEKAGALNLKYGSWNDKRIEFDYGGALNESKTLKGRFVSTFGHGGSFMDRVKQRSNALYGVIEWSPGDKNFLTIGHRHQYQIVRGAPRKGASRYSKLTFGLDPNTGEVIEKWINAGNTPPSFNNGANWAFDKQKTENSFIEYKHFFSPDFSLQASYNRTHYKTTFSTATSVRLPIRLNTMLPLIHGAGKNTALPDRHWIFS comes from the coding sequence GTGATGGTCAGCCGTGCCATGCTCGGCAACCGCACCATGCAGGACAGTTTTCTTTACGACCGTGTGGAAGTGGTGCGCGGCTCGATGGGGCTGACAACGGGCGCGGGCGATCCGTCCGCCAGCATCAATTTCGTGCGCAAACGCCCCATCGCCGAAAAAGCCGGTGCGCTGAATCTGAAATACGGCTCTTGGAACGACAAGCGCATCGAATTCGACTACGGCGGCGCATTAAACGAATCGAAAACCCTCAAAGGCCGCTTTGTTTCCACGTTCGGGCATGGCGGCAGTTTTATGGACAGGGTGAAACAGCGGTCAAACGCGCTTTACGGCGTAATTGAATGGTCGCCCGGCGACAAAAATTTCCTCACCATCGGCCATCGGCATCAATATCAAATCGTGCGCGGTGCGCCGCGCAAGGGGGCATCTCGCTATTCCAAACTGACATTCGGACTTGATCCGAATACTGGGGAAGTCATTGAGAAATGGATAAATGCCGGCAACACACCGCCCAGTTTCAACAATGGTGCAAACTGGGCGTTCGACAAACAAAAAACCGAAAATTCCTTCATCGAATACAAACACTTCTTTTCCCCCGATTTTTCCCTGCAAGCCTCCTACAACCGCACCCACTATAAGACCACTTTCTCTACGGCGACATCGGTACGCTTACCTATACGCCTGAATACAATGCTGCCACTTATACATGGGGCAGGGAAAAACACAGCTTTACCGGACAGGCATTGGATATTTTCTTAG
- a CDS encoding TonB-dependent receptor domain-containing protein: MDIFLDGKFKLFHQEQQIIAGISGERSTVRGLYYPEKSALPDLDIDNIRPEAIAWNGRPYVNHNYLVRAMPLDYWNNGDFPMMAWPKLAYVALVGPEDTISGGIKSTVRQFGPYFALKLKPHKRITAVLGGRWLNWKIRGGKEWFDPTKRPYRKREDFQNSDVNDIYELDIGTHSLRKFVPYGGLIVDITPSLTAYASYTGIVKLQDALQDGYGGYRKDGGEPPPITGNSKEVGLKGGLWNDRLNFSLAYFTMTQKGYPSFEAEWIDEAKLGYDFGRGYKNSGYYINIAGKITPKWLVNAGFTKLKMGRPFEDQPASANDMGADLNLDCGCATHPTLAERPSENAAGSLGCKPNIGGLLGYRGLDPIYLG; this comes from the coding sequence TTGGATATTTTCTTAGACGGTAAATTCAAACTTTTTCATCAGGAACAGCAGATTATCGCCGGCATCAGCGGCGAACGCTCGACGGTGCGCGGCTTGTATTATCCCGAAAAATCAGCACTGCCGGATTTGGATATTGATAATATCCGACCCGAGGCTATTGCTTGGAACGGAAGACCCTATGTCAATCATAACTACCTTGTCAGAGCAATGCCTTTGGATTATTGGAATAACGGCGATTTTCCAATGATGGCTTGGCCAAAACTTGCTTATGTGGCTCTTGTTGGCCCGGAAGACACTATATCAGGCGGCATTAAAAGCACGGTGCGCCAATTCGGCCCGTATTTTGCTCTCAAACTGAAACCGCACAAACGGATTACCGCCGTTTTAGGCGGTCGCTGGCTGAATTGGAAGATTAGAGGGGGTAAAGAGTGGTTTGATCCGACCAAACGTCCCTACCGTAAACGAGAAGACTTTCAAAATAGCGATGTAAACGATATTTACGAGCTGGATATAGGCACGCATTCCCTGCGCAAATTCGTCCCCTACGGCGGCCTGATCGTCGATATTACGCCGTCGCTGACGGCCTACGCCAGCTATACGGGCATCGTCAAACTGCAAGACGCACTCCAAGACGGTTACGGCGGCTACCGCAAAGACGGCGGCGAACCGCCTCCGATTACCGGCAACTCGAAAGAAGTCGGCCTCAAAGGCGGCCTGTGGAACGACAGGCTCAATTTTTCGCTGGCTTATTTCACCATGACGCAGAAAGGCTATCCGTCGTTTGAAGCCGAATGGATAGACGAGGCTAAGCTGGGCTACGACTTCGGCAGAGGCTACAAAAACAGCGGCTACTACATCAACATCGCAGGGAAAATTACGCCCAAGTGGCTGGTGAATGCGGGTTTCACAAAATTGAAAATGGGCAGGCCTTTTGAAGACCAACCGGCCTCTGCAAATGATATGGGTGCGGATTTGAATCTGGATTGTGGCTGTGCCACACACCCTACCTTAGCGGAGAGGCCGTCTGAAAACGCAGCGGGTAGCTTGGGTTGCAAACCTAACATCGGCGGGTTGCTCGGGTATCGGGGTCTCGACCCAATCTACCTTGGCTGA
- the hrpA gene encoding ATP-dependent RNA helicase HrpA, with protein MSQPDLSQVLSKDRHFLQSALKNPKKYGGLPKIEEKYQKSHALFLKRQAALPKPSFDHTLPVHERLNDIKTAIANHQVTIICGETGSGKTTQLPKICLELGRGAAGLIGHTQPRRLAARSVAERIAEELGQPIGQAVGYKVRFNDNTSRDANIKLMTDGILLAETQTDRYLAAYDTLIIDEAHERSLNIDFLLGYLKQLLPRRPDLKVIITSATIDAERFSRHFNNAPVLEVSGRTYPVEIRYRPINEHDEDEAEIDIPEAIADAADELAQLGEGDILVFLPGEREIREAAEALRKSPLRRNDDILPLFARLSAQEQHKIFHPSGSRRRIILATNVAETSLTVPRIKYVIDTGLARVKRYSARAKVEQLHVEKISQAAARQRAGRCGRVSAGVCIRLYGEDDFNQRPPFTDPEIVRSNLAAVILRMTALKLGDVAAFPFLEAPDQRYINDGFQVLLELGAVEECK; from the coding sequence ATGTCCCAGCCCGATCTTTCCCAAGTCCTCTCCAAAGACCGCCATTTCCTGCAATCTGCCTTGAAAAACCCGAAAAAATACGGCGGCTTGCCCAAAATTGAAGAAAAATACCAAAAATCCCACGCCCTTTTTCTCAAACGCCAAGCCGCCCTCCCCAAGCCCTCGTTTGACCACACCCTCCCCGTCCACGAACGTTTAAACGACATCAAAACCGCCATCGCCAACCACCAAGTAACCATCATCTGCGGCGAAACAGGCTCGGGCAAAACCACGCAGTTGCCCAAAATCTGCTTGGAACTCGGGCGCGGGGCGGCGGGTTTAATCGGGCACACCCAGCCGCGCCGCCTTGCCGCGCGTTCCGTTGCCGAGCGCATTGCCGAAGAATTGGGGCAGCCGATTGGGCAGGCGGTGGGCTACAAAGTACGGTTTAACGATAACACCTCGCGCGATGCCAACATCAAGCTGATGACCGACGGCATCCTGCTCGCCGAAACCCAAACTGACCGCTACCTTGCCGCCTACGACACGCTGATTATCGACGAAGCGCACGAACGTAGCCTGAATATTGATTTCCTGTTGGGCTATTTGAAGCAGCTTTTGCCGCGCCGCCCCGATTTAAAGGTCATCATCACCTCCGCCACCATTGACGCCGAGCGCTTTTCCCGACATTTCAACAACGCGCCCGTGCTGGAAGTGAGCGGGCGCACCTATCCCGTGGAAATCCGCTACCGCCCGATTAACGAGCACGACGAAGACGAAGCGGAAATCGACATCCCCGAAGCCATCGCAGACGCGGCGGACGAACTGGCGCAACTGGGCGAGGGCGACATTCTCGTGTTCCTGCCCGGTGAGCGCGAAATCCGCGAAGCCGCCGAAGCCCTGCGCAAATCCCCGCTGCGGCGCAACGACGACATCCTGCCGCTGTTCGCCCGCCTTTCCGCGCAGGAGCAGCACAAAATCTTCCACCCCAGCGGCTCGCGGCGGCGCATCATCCTCGCCACCAACGTTGCCGAAACCTCTCTCACCGTGCCGCGCATCAAGTACGTGATTGACACCGGTTTGGCGCGCGTCAAACGCTATTCCGCCCGCGCCAAAGTGGAACAGCTTCACGTAGAAAAAATCTCCCAAGCCGCCGCCCGCCAACGCGCCGGCCGCTGCGGGCGCGTGTCCGCCGGCGTGTGCATCCGCCTGTATGGCGAAGACGATTTCAACCAACGCCCCCCGTTCACCGACCCCGAAATCGTCCGCAGCAACCTCGCCGCCGTGATTCTGCGCATGACCGCCTTGAAACTGGGCGACGTGGCGGCGTTTCCGTTTCTCGAAGCGCCCGACCAAAGGTATATCAATGACGGGTTTCAGGTGTTGTTGGAATTAGGGGCGGTAGAAGAATGTAAGTAG
- a CDS encoding DegV family protein translates to MPDTQNEPPIRCAVVATSTGSLDELPELDDLLYILRLNVHMDGLVYADGYDLHPEAFYLWQAETPEGTASISPPAESAVRDLFKEIIDLGYREIIVTTLSGRISGTVDTVRKVAAEMARDIQTYIIDTGTACIAEGHFALEAVRLLRLGFAAADVAEHLERLKPTAEIVFSVNSLRRLHHLNTTEKFFAGLLDLKPVLRFYDGQFSRAGIGMGRKTEDTLDALADTAARAARAKPVRLYGLYGGDRALYERLAEKLKNKTGLTPAAFPISPVIGAHIGANAVGVCWVDEPL, encoded by the coding sequence ATGCCCGACACACAAAACGAACCGCCCATACGCTGCGCCGTCGTCGCCACCTCCACCGGCTCGCTCGACGAGCTGCCCGAACTCGACGACCTGCTCTACATCCTGCGCCTGAACGTCCACATGGACGGGCTGGTGTACGCCGACGGCTACGACCTCCACCCCGAAGCCTTCTACCTCTGGCAGGCCGAAACCCCCGAAGGCACCGCCTCCATCTCGCCGCCCGCCGAATCCGCCGTGCGCGACCTGTTCAAAGAAATCATCGACCTGGGCTACCGCGAAATCATCGTAACCACCCTCAGCGGCCGCATCAGCGGCACCGTGGACACCGTGCGCAAAGTGGCTGCCGAAATGGCGCGCGACATCCAAACCTACATCATCGACACCGGCACCGCCTGCATCGCCGAAGGCCATTTCGCCCTCGAAGCCGTGCGCCTGTTGCGGCTCGGTTTCGCCGCCGCCGACGTGGCCGAACACCTCGAACGCCTCAAACCCACTGCCGAAATCGTATTCAGCGTCAACAGCCTGCGCCGTCTGCACCATCTGAACACCACCGAAAAATTCTTCGCCGGCCTGCTCGACCTCAAACCCGTGCTGCGCTTTTACGACGGGCAGTTTTCCCGCGCCGGCATCGGCATGGGGCGCAAAACCGAAGACACCCTCGACGCGCTGGCCGACACCGCCGCCCGCGCCGCCCGCGCCAAACCCGTCCGCCTCTACGGCCTCTACGGCGGCGACCGCGCCCTCTACGAACGCCTCGCCGAAAAACTGAAAAACAAAACCGGCCTCACCCCCGCCGCTTTCCCCATCTCCCCCGTTATCGGCGCGCACATCGGCGCGAACGCGGTGGGTGTGTGCTGGGTGGACGAACCGCTGTAA